The segment TACTTTTCATTTTAGTAGATAAATGCTCACAAAACAATTGACTTTTTATTATGTCTAAATAAACAAAAACCTCAACCTCTCATTATACAAGGATTGAAGCATTTTGTTCATAATAATTAGACTAAACTTATTTTCGAATAAAATCAGTACGTATGGGTCAATTATCATGATGCCGTATTAACAATCTACTAATGGCAATTTTCCATGACTCCCTTACATGCTGTTTATGCATGTATTACTTGAAGCTAGTTGGTACTATAAGCCGAAATTCAAGAAAAAAGGTTGGATGTATTGTCATCGAATACTCGCTGTCTTATTCATCATTACTCTCTGCTCTCATATTGTTGAGGTTGGTGGATTTACTTCAGATATACTAAATATATCTCCTGATCAGAATCCAAACCAAGATAGTTCTACTGATACAACACAAACAAATGAGGCTCCTAACACTAATTTCACCAATAAAAAATATAAAGATGGAATATATACAGGGAAATCTACAGGATATGGGCCTGATTTAGTTGTTCAAGTAACCATATCTAACGGGGTAATGGAAAATATTACAATTATTGCTCATAATGAAAGAGATCCTAAACATT is part of the Pelorhabdus rhamnosifermentans genome and harbors:
- a CDS encoding FMN-binding protein codes for the protein MLFMHVLLEASWYYKPKFKKKGWMYCHRILAVLFIITLCSHIVEVGGFTSDILNISPDQNPNQDSSTDTTQTNEAPNTNFTNKKYKDGIYTGKSTGYGPDLVVQVTISNGVMENITIIAHNERDPKHYALAMKQVPEEIIKNQSTNVDGVSGATKTSRGIKNAVNDALTKAE